Proteins encoded together in one Aurantiacibacter aquimixticola window:
- the greB gene encoding transcription elongation factor GreB, whose amino-acid sequence MPDITNPITPAGLSALKARYDHLLGTERPEITEIVSWAAGNGDRSENGDYLYGRKRMREIDRELAFLAKVMKHAKVVNPAQQPDKSRAFFGATVTIADEDATQRTFTLVGDHEQDAGEGRLGWSSPMARALRGAEMGDLRTVRLPGGEKEWEVVAIRYPAGTE is encoded by the coding sequence ATGCCCGACATTACCAACCCCATCACTCCCGCCGGTCTTTCCGCGCTGAAAGCGCGTTACGATCACCTGCTCGGCACGGAGCGGCCGGAGATTACCGAGATCGTCAGCTGGGCGGCGGGGAACGGCGACCGCTCCGAGAACGGCGATTATCTCTACGGCCGCAAGCGGATGCGGGAGATCGACCGGGAGCTGGCCTTCCTGGCCAAGGTCATGAAGCATGCGAAGGTCGTCAATCCTGCGCAGCAGCCGGACAAGTCGCGCGCATTCTTCGGTGCAACCGTTACCATCGCCGACGAGGATGCCACACAGCGCACCTTCACCTTGGTCGGCGATCACGAGCAGGATGCGGGCGAAGGCAGGCTCGGCTGGTCCAGCCCAATGGCCCGCGCGCTGCGCGGCGCGGAAATGGGTGACTTGCGCACCGTGCGCCTTCCGGGCGGCGAGAAGGAGTGGGAAGTCGTCGCCATACGCTACCCGGCAGGCACGGAATAA
- a CDS encoding RNA polymerase sigma factor: MARGHTTLNSPPPSQDEAYREAAETYGGAIVRLARGYERDADLARDLVQDIHAALWRSFAYFERQCSVRSWVYRIAHNVAVSHVQAALRRKSGGLVELDEIDTLAAPDNPEADVGEAQASQRLLSTIHRLKPADRQVMLLYLEDLTAAEIGEVTGLSPGAVATRISRVKSLLAESFQSPETER; the protein is encoded by the coding sequence ATGGCACGAGGACACACGACCCTGAATTCGCCCCCGCCATCGCAGGATGAGGCCTATCGCGAAGCCGCCGAAACCTATGGCGGCGCGATCGTCCGGCTGGCACGCGGGTATGAGCGCGATGCCGATCTCGCCCGCGACCTGGTGCAGGACATTCACGCCGCGCTCTGGCGCAGCTTTGCCTATTTCGAGCGGCAGTGCTCGGTGCGCAGCTGGGTCTACCGGATCGCGCATAATGTCGCTGTGAGCCATGTGCAGGCGGCGCTTCGGCGCAAAAGCGGCGGCCTCGTCGAGCTGGACGAGATCGACACGCTTGCCGCGCCCGACAATCCCGAAGCCGATGTGGGCGAGGCGCAGGCCTCGCAGCGCCTCCTCTCCACCATCCACCGCCTCAAGCCCGCAGACCGGCAGGTGATGCTCCTTTACCTCGAAGACCTGACCGCCGCCGAAATCGGCGAGGTGACCGGCCTTTCGCCCGGAGCCGTCGCGACGCGGATCAGTCGCGTCAAAAGCCTGCTCGCGGAAAGCTTCCAATCCCCGGAGACCGAACGATGA
- a CDS encoding flotillin family protein gives MVGGIFLILVFFMFLIKLYRRASKEVAFVRTGVGGEKVVMNGGALVLPVLHETMPVNMNTLVLSVMRRDAEALITLDRLRIDVKAEFYVRVKPDAEAIAMAAQTLGQRTMQPEMLKDLVEGKFVDALRSVAAGMTMNELHEQRADFVQKVQQVSSNDLAMNGLELESVSLTGLDQTSIEHFNANNAFDAEGLTKLTEQIEARKKLRNDIEQDTRVQMETKNLEADTKSFEIGRDQEYARLSQEREVEVRRAAQMAEIAREQAERQREADAAKIEAKKQVDAQQIEADRLVEEARIDQVRALEIARQEQQIAVQNKSREESQARSEADAARAKAVEAEERVATARESEIAERQKKIELIEASKQAERDAIKIRVDAEADRDAATNRAEAQRREAEGEADATKLRAEADRVRFEVEAAGQRAVNEAANILSMDQISLQTKLALLKVLPEVIRESAKPMEAIDSIKIVQVDGLTQRAGPAGSTNGAASVGGGSGNLANDAVAAALAYRAQAPVLDGLMKELGLNGSSLGSLVEGAANGHADAMPALSDEEETPSLFAQDLGDDAEADGGEDGDIEAAE, from the coding sequence TGCTGCCCGTCTTGCACGAGACGATGCCCGTGAACATGAACACGCTGGTGCTGAGCGTTATGCGGCGCGATGCCGAAGCGCTGATCACGCTCGACCGTTTGCGGATCGACGTAAAGGCGGAGTTCTACGTCCGCGTGAAGCCCGATGCAGAGGCCATCGCGATGGCCGCGCAGACGCTTGGCCAGCGCACGATGCAGCCCGAAATGCTGAAGGATCTGGTGGAAGGCAAGTTCGTCGACGCCCTGCGCTCCGTCGCGGCGGGGATGACAATGAACGAGCTGCACGAGCAGCGCGCCGACTTCGTGCAGAAGGTGCAGCAGGTTTCCTCGAACGATCTCGCCATGAACGGGCTGGAGCTGGAATCGGTCTCCCTGACCGGCCTCGACCAGACGAGCATCGAGCACTTCAATGCCAACAACGCCTTCGACGCCGAAGGCCTGACCAAGCTGACCGAGCAGATCGAGGCGCGCAAGAAGCTGCGCAACGATATCGAGCAGGACACGCGCGTGCAGATGGAAACGAAGAACCTCGAAGCCGACACGAAGAGCTTCGAGATCGGACGCGACCAGGAATATGCTCGGCTGTCGCAGGAACGCGAAGTCGAAGTGCGCCGCGCCGCGCAGATGGCCGAAATCGCTCGCGAGCAGGCGGAACGCCAGCGCGAGGCCGATGCCGCCAAGATCGAAGCGAAGAAGCAGGTCGACGCGCAGCAGATCGAGGCCGACCGGCTGGTGGAGGAAGCCCGCATCGATCAGGTCCGCGCGCTCGAAATCGCCCGACAGGAACAGCAGATCGCCGTTCAGAACAAGTCGCGTGAGGAAAGCCAGGCTCGCTCGGAAGCCGATGCGGCCCGCGCCAAGGCCGTCGAAGCCGAGGAACGCGTCGCCACGGCCCGCGAGAGCGAGATTGCCGAACGTCAGAAGAAGATCGAACTGATCGAGGCGTCCAAGCAGGCCGAGCGCGATGCGATCAAGATCCGCGTCGATGCCGAGGCGGATCGCGATGCGGCGACCAACCGCGCCGAAGCCCAGCGCCGCGAGGCCGAGGGTGAAGCCGACGCTACCAAGCTGCGCGCCGAGGCCGACCGGGTCCGCTTTGAAGTGGAAGCAGCCGGTCAGCGTGCGGTGAACGAGGCTGCGAACATCCTCTCGATGGACCAGATCTCGCTGCAGACGAAGCTCGCGCTGCTCAAGGTGCTGCCGGAAGTCATCCGCGAAAGCGCGAAGCCGATGGAAGCCATCGACTCGATCAAGATCGTGCAGGTGGATGGCCTTACCCAGCGCGCCGGCCCGGCAGGCTCCACCAATGGAGCCGCCAGTGTCGGCGGCGGGTCGGGCAACCTCGCCAACGATGCGGTGGCGGCAGCGCTGGCCTACCGCGCCCAGGCTCCGGTGCTGGACGGGCTGATGAAGGAGCTTGGCCTCAATGGCTCCTCGCTTGGCTCACTGGTGGAAGGGGCGGCCAATGGCCATGCCGACGCGATGCCCGCGCTTTCGGACGAGGAGGAGACGCCAAGCCTGTTCGCGCAGGATCTGGGCGACGATGCCGAAGCCGATGGCGGCGAAGATGGCGACATCGAAGCCGCCGAGTAA